One window of the Amycolatopsis mediterranei genome contains the following:
- a CDS encoding RNA-binding protein — MSFLADSLEHLVRGIVDNPDEVRVELLTTRRGRTLEVHVHPDDLGKVIGRGGRTATALRTVMGGIGGRGVRVDVVDTDR; from the coding sequence GTGAGTTTCCTCGCGGACTCCCTCGAGCACCTGGTGCGCGGGATCGTCGACAACCCGGACGAGGTCCGGGTCGAGCTGCTGACCACTCGCCGTGGCCGCACGCTCGAGGTGCACGTGCACCCCGACGACCTCGGCAAGGTGATCGGCCGGGGCGGTCGCACGGCGACCGCCCTGCGAACCGTCATGGGTGGCATCGGTGGCCGCGGCGTCCGCGTGGACGTCGTCGACACCGACCGCTGA
- the rimM gene encoding ribosome maturation factor RimM (Essential for efficient processing of 16S rRNA), whose product MDVVVGRIAKAHGIRGELAVDVRTDSPEQRFKIGAAVTTKLRDGSKRELTIAAAREHSGRLLVRFEEVLTRDVAETLRGALLLADTATLPPTEDPDEFYDHELAGLRAELTDGTVVGKVVEIVHSPAGELLELDVEGREVLVPFVHAIVPTVDIAGGRVVLDPPEGLLDE is encoded by the coding sequence ATGGACGTCGTAGTCGGCCGCATCGCGAAGGCGCACGGCATCCGCGGGGAACTCGCGGTGGACGTGCGCACGGACTCGCCCGAACAGCGGTTCAAGATCGGTGCGGCCGTCACGACGAAGCTGCGTGACGGCAGCAAGAGGGAACTCACCATCGCAGCCGCCCGCGAACACAGCGGGCGGCTGCTGGTGCGTTTCGAGGAGGTCCTCACCCGCGACGTCGCCGAGACGCTGCGGGGCGCGCTGCTCCTGGCCGACACGGCCACGCTGCCGCCGACCGAGGACCCCGACGAGTTCTACGACCACGAGCTCGCCGGTCTGCGGGCCGAGCTGACCGACGGCACGGTCGTGGGCAAGGTCGTCGAGATCGTCCACTCACCGGCGGGCGAGCTCCTCGAGCTCGACGTCGAGGGCCGCGAGGTGCTCGTGCCGTTCGTCCACGCGATCGTCCCGACCGTGGACATCGCCGGCGGCCGGGTCGTGCTCGACCCACCGGAAGGGCTCCTGGACGAATGA
- the trmD gene encoding tRNA (guanosine(37)-N1)-methyltransferase TrmD, with the protein MRIDVVTIFPEYLDPLRAALLGRAIDRGLIEVGVHDLRDWTHDVHRAVDDAPYGGGPGMVMKPQIWGPALDDVCRPETRLVVPTPAGRPFTQELAHAYAAEQHLVFACGRYEGIDQRVVDDAARRMPVDEVSIGDYVLVGGEAAVLVIVEAVVRLLPGVLGNARSAAEDSFSDGLLEGPSYTRPEVWRDLAVPDVLRSGNHALIDRWRRDQALERTARRRPDLLAALPEGSLDKHDRGVLEGLDPEQAKGPVT; encoded by the coding sequence GTGCGGATCGACGTCGTCACGATCTTCCCCGAGTACCTCGACCCGCTGCGCGCCGCGCTGCTGGGCCGGGCGATCGACCGCGGCCTCATCGAGGTCGGCGTGCACGACCTGCGCGACTGGACGCACGACGTGCACCGCGCGGTCGACGACGCACCCTACGGCGGCGGCCCCGGCATGGTCATGAAGCCCCAGATCTGGGGCCCGGCGCTGGACGACGTCTGCCGGCCCGAAACGCGGCTCGTCGTCCCGACGCCGGCTGGTCGGCCGTTCACCCAGGAGCTGGCGCACGCCTACGCGGCGGAGCAGCACCTGGTGTTCGCCTGCGGCCGCTACGAGGGCATCGACCAGCGGGTCGTCGACGACGCGGCCCGCCGGATGCCGGTCGACGAGGTGTCGATCGGCGACTACGTCCTGGTCGGCGGCGAGGCGGCGGTGCTGGTCATCGTCGAGGCCGTCGTCCGGCTGCTGCCCGGGGTGCTCGGCAACGCGCGTTCGGCCGCCGAGGACTCGTTCTCCGACGGCCTGCTCGAGGGGCCCAGCTACACGCGCCCGGAGGTGTGGCGGGACCTGGCCGTGCCGGACGTGCTGCGGTCGGGCAACCACGCGCTGATCGACCGCTGGCGGCGTGACCAGGCTCTCGAACGCACGGCCCGGCGCCGCCCCGATCTCCTGGCGGCGCTGCCGGAAGGTAGTCTCGACAAGCACGATCGCGGGGTCCTGGAGGGCTTGGACCCCGAGCAGGCCAAGGGGCCGGTTACTTGA
- the rplS gene encoding 50S ribosomal protein L19 — protein sequence MNTLDALDKQSLRSDIPDFRPGDTLKVHVRVIEGNRERNQVFQGVVIRRQGGGIRETFTVRKVSFGVGVERTFPVHSPNLAEIEVHKRGDVRRAKLYYLRDLRGKKAKIKERRENRETASAN from the coding sequence ATGAACACCCTGGACGCGCTGGACAAGCAGTCGCTGCGTTCCGACATCCCGGACTTCCGCCCGGGCGACACGCTCAAGGTGCACGTCCGCGTCATCGAGGGCAACCGCGAGCGCAACCAGGTCTTCCAGGGCGTCGTGATCCGCCGTCAGGGCGGCGGCATCCGGGAGACCTTCACCGTTCGCAAGGTCTCCTTCGGCGTCGGCGTGGAGCGCACCTTCCCGGTGCACTCGCCGAACCTGGCCGAGATCGAGGTGCACAAGCGCGGTGACGTGCGGCGCGCGAAGCTGTACTACCTCCGCGACCTGCGCGGCAAGAAGGCCAAGATCAAGGAGCGGCGCGAAAACCGCGAGACCGCTTCGGCTAACTGA
- the lepB gene encoding signal peptidase I, giving the protein MAEPVSQNAPEDDPDRSEEDKPRLSRSEERGGSRRRAKPAKKRSFWKELPILLVIALVLTILIQTFLAKVFMIPSGSMEATLHGCPGCTGDRILVDRVTYDFTEPSPGDVIVFKGPQAWINNEIAPQESSNIVVQGLRGLGSLVGFAPPDERDFVKRVIAVGGQTVQCCDQQGRMIVDGKSLDEPYIHWEDPSVQEQKTFEPVKVPAGMVWVQGDNRNNSDDSRFQGGGGVNGAVPVDNIIGKARIIVLPPSRWGGITDHNPQASGQPVALGAPAWQSGLPLGAGIAAAWPALFLGRKLKSGLRRAAGRKP; this is encoded by the coding sequence GTGGCCGAACCCGTGTCCCAGAACGCTCCCGAGGATGACCCCGATCGCTCCGAAGAGGACAAGCCCAGGCTGTCCCGTTCCGAGGAGCGCGGGGGATCCCGGCGGCGAGCCAAGCCCGCCAAGAAACGGTCGTTCTGGAAGGAACTGCCGATCCTGCTCGTGATCGCCCTGGTGCTCACGATCTTGATCCAGACATTCCTCGCGAAGGTCTTCATGATCCCTTCGGGCTCCATGGAGGCCACCCTGCACGGGTGTCCCGGGTGCACCGGCGACCGGATCCTGGTCGACCGGGTCACCTACGACTTCACCGAGCCCTCCCCGGGCGACGTGATCGTGTTCAAGGGTCCGCAGGCGTGGATCAACAACGAGATCGCCCCGCAGGAGTCGAGCAACATCGTCGTCCAGGGCCTGCGCGGTCTCGGCTCGCTGGTCGGGTTCGCCCCGCCGGACGAGCGCGACTTCGTCAAGCGGGTGATCGCGGTCGGCGGCCAGACCGTCCAGTGCTGCGACCAGCAGGGGCGCATGATCGTGGACGGCAAGTCGCTCGACGAGCCGTACATCCACTGGGAAGACCCGTCGGTCCAGGAGCAGAAGACCTTCGAGCCGGTCAAGGTGCCGGCCGGGATGGTCTGGGTGCAGGGCGACAACCGCAACAACTCCGACGACTCGCGGTTCCAGGGCGGCGGCGGCGTGAACGGTGCGGTCCCGGTGGACAACATCATCGGCAAGGCGCGGATCATCGTCCTGCCGCCGAGCCGGTGGGGCGGGATCACCGACCACAACCCGCAGGCGTCGGGGCAGCCGGTGGCACTGGGTGCGCCGGCCTGGCAGAGCGGGCTCCCGCTGGGTGCCGGGATCGCGGCGGCGTGGCCGGCGCTGTTCCTCGGGCGCAAGCTGAAGTCCGGACTGCGCCGGGCGGCCGGGCGGAAACCCTAG
- a CDS encoding ribonuclease HII: MVRGDLFWGLQGALDRRGLGPVAGVDEAGAGACAGPLVVAACVLKQGDAAKLIELTDSKMMTAKARDRVYDLVLARAVDYSVIVIPTEEVDLYGIRVMNLEGMRRAAAALRVQPGYVLTDGFRVPGLTAPNTAVIKGDRSVACIAAASVLAKVTRDRIMAGYHDDFPHYGFDVHKGYSTSDHLAALREHGPSDVHRWSYTNVATVAVKHGLRPARPVLLTYAALEKAMETPGAAGLAAVLDEALEPQLSLPLHAPAAGVGHNERSAGGAAARSRGGARIS; encoded by the coding sequence GTGGTGCGCGGCGACCTCTTCTGGGGTCTGCAGGGTGCACTCGACCGCCGTGGCCTCGGCCCGGTCGCCGGCGTGGACGAAGCCGGCGCCGGGGCGTGCGCGGGGCCGCTGGTGGTCGCGGCCTGCGTGCTGAAGCAGGGCGACGCGGCGAAGCTGATCGAGCTGACGGATTCGAAGATGATGACGGCCAAGGCGCGGGACCGGGTCTACGACCTGGTCCTCGCCCGGGCGGTCGACTACTCGGTGATCGTCATCCCGACCGAAGAGGTCGACCTCTACGGCATCCGGGTGATGAACCTGGAGGGTATGCGCCGCGCCGCGGCGGCCCTGCGCGTGCAGCCGGGTTACGTCCTCACCGACGGGTTCCGCGTCCCGGGTCTGACGGCTCCGAACACGGCGGTCATCAAGGGCGACCGGTCGGTGGCCTGCATCGCGGCCGCGTCCGTGCTGGCGAAGGTGACGCGAGACCGCATCATGGCGGGCTACCACGACGACTTCCCGCACTACGGGTTCGACGTGCACAAGGGGTACAGCACATCCGACCACCTGGCGGCGCTGCGGGAGCACGGGCCCAGCGACGTCCACCGCTGGTCGTACACGAACGTGGCCACGGTGGCCGTCAAGCACGGCCTGCGCCCGGCGCGGCCGGTCCTGCTGACGTACGCGGCGCTGGAAAAAGCCATGGAGACGCCCGGCGCGGCCGGCCTGGCCGCGGTCCTCGACGAGGCATTAGAGCCACAACTCAGCCTGCCGCTGCATGCCCCGGCCGCGGGTGTGGGTCACAATGAACGCTCCGCCGGCGGAGCAGCAGCACGATCCCGAGGAGGGGCGCGGATTTCATGA
- a CDS encoding DUF2469 domain-containing protein, whose protein sequence is MSAEDLEKYETEMELSLYREYRDIVGQFSYVVETERRFYLANAVDVQVRDGGGEVYFEVRMSDAWVWDMYRPARFVKHVRVITFKDVNVEELDKPDLRLPEDGPFSG, encoded by the coding sequence ATGAGCGCAGAGGATCTCGAGAAGTACGAGACCGAGATGGAGCTCTCGCTGTACCGCGAGTACCGCGACATAGTGGGCCAGTTCTCGTACGTGGTGGAGACCGAGCGGCGGTTCTACCTGGCGAACGCGGTGGACGTCCAGGTCCGGGACGGCGGCGGCGAGGTGTACTTCGAGGTCCGCATGTCCGACGCGTGGGTCTGGGACATGTACCGCCCGGCCCGCTTCGTCAAGCACGTCCGGGTCATCACGTTCAAGGACGTCAACGTGGAGGAGCTGGACAAGCCGGACCTCCGCCTCCCCGAAGACGGGCCGTTCTCGGGTTAG
- a CDS encoding YraN family protein encodes MTGTDELARHRRDLGAWGEDIALGYLRDRGLVLLARNWRCREGELDLVFTDRTRIIVCEVKTRSGTEFGLPTETVTEEKAGRVRRAAQRWLREFRLGWCSVRYDVVTILAEPGTRPRLQHIEAAF; translated from the coding sequence ATGACGGGCACCGACGAGCTCGCAAGACACCGCCGCGATCTGGGTGCCTGGGGCGAGGACATCGCCCTCGGCTACCTCCGGGACCGCGGCCTCGTCCTGTTGGCCCGCAACTGGCGCTGCCGCGAAGGCGAGCTGGACCTCGTCTTCACCGACCGCACCCGGATCATCGTCTGCGAGGTGAAAACCCGCTCCGGCACCGAATTCGGCCTCCCCACGGAAACGGTTACCGAAGAGAAAGCAGGCCGGGTCCGCCGAGCCGCTCAACGCTGGCTCCGCGAATTCCGCCTCGGCTGGTGTTCCGTGCGCTACGACGTGGTCACGATCCTCGCGGAACCGGGCACCCGGCCGCGGCTGCAGCACATCGAGGCGGCGTTCTGA
- a CDS encoding YifB family Mg chelatase-like AAA ATPase: MPIAKAWSAGLLGINGRVIEIEADLGGGLSRITLVGLPDAGLREAKDRVRSAVRNSGQPWPDGKVTLGLSPANLPKMGSAFDLGIAAAVLAASGAVPATRLLGTVLLGELALDGRIRAVRGILPGLLAARAAGYGRAVVPTDSLVEAALVDGIEVAGAPHLRDFVAWLNREAELAHPEPPGPATPPDVPDLADVVGQPEARWALEVAAAGGHHLLLTGPPGVGKTMLAKRLPGLLPQLTPEESLEVTAVHSVDGSLSKFSPLVTVPPFVAPHYSISLPALIGGGSGIASPGAISRAHRGVLFLDEVCEFGGQCLESLRTVLEEGEVRISRVKGSITYPARFQLVLATNPCACAPPKESDCVCSPSARRRYLAKLSGPLLDRVDLRVRLRPLTAISAHDTGAAEPSEAVRQRVFAARERAAHRWSEHGWLSNSEVPGPALRRQFALPANATTLLDRAMNRGALSGRGADRCLRIAWTLADLDAEPRPGPEQVGAALAFRERVAA; encoded by the coding sequence ATGCCCATCGCCAAAGCCTGGTCCGCGGGCCTGCTCGGCATCAACGGCCGGGTGATCGAGATCGAAGCCGACCTCGGCGGCGGGCTGAGCCGGATCACCCTCGTGGGCCTGCCGGACGCCGGGTTGCGCGAGGCGAAGGACCGCGTCCGGTCCGCCGTCCGCAATTCCGGGCAGCCCTGGCCCGACGGCAAGGTCACGCTGGGTCTGTCCCCGGCGAACCTCCCCAAGATGGGGTCCGCCTTCGACCTGGGCATCGCCGCGGCGGTGCTCGCGGCATCGGGGGCGGTCCCGGCCACCCGCCTGCTCGGCACGGTGTTGCTCGGCGAGCTCGCCTTGGACGGCCGGATCCGCGCGGTCCGCGGCATCCTCCCGGGCCTGCTGGCGGCCCGGGCGGCCGGCTACGGACGAGCCGTCGTGCCGACGGACTCCCTCGTCGAGGCGGCCCTCGTGGACGGCATCGAAGTCGCGGGCGCGCCGCACCTGCGGGACTTCGTGGCTTGGCTGAATCGCGAAGCCGAGCTGGCCCACCCGGAGCCGCCGGGCCCGGCGACACCGCCGGACGTGCCGGATCTCGCGGACGTCGTCGGCCAGCCGGAGGCCCGCTGGGCCCTGGAGGTCGCCGCGGCGGGTGGTCACCACCTCCTTCTCACCGGACCGCCCGGTGTGGGCAAGACGATGCTGGCGAAGCGGCTGCCCGGGCTCCTCCCGCAGCTGACACCGGAGGAGTCCTTGGAGGTCACCGCGGTCCACTCGGTCGACGGTTCGCTGTCGAAGTTCTCGCCGCTGGTCACCGTCCCACCGTTCGTCGCCCCGCACTACTCGATCTCCTTGCCGGCGCTGATCGGCGGAGGCAGCGGGATCGCTTCACCGGGCGCGATCAGCCGGGCACACCGAGGTGTGTTGTTCCTCGACGAGGTCTGCGAATTCGGCGGGCAGTGCCTCGAGTCGCTCCGGACGGTCCTCGAAGAAGGCGAGGTGCGCATTTCCCGGGTCAAGGGATCGATCACCTACCCCGCGCGGTTCCAGCTGGTCCTCGCGACCAACCCGTGTGCGTGCGCGCCGCCGAAGGAATCGGACTGCGTCTGCTCGCCGAGTGCCCGCCGCCGCTACCTCGCCAAGCTTTCCGGACCGCTGCTCGATCGCGTCGACCTGAGGGTCCGGTTGCGCCCGCTGACCGCGATCAGCGCGCACGACACCGGCGCGGCGGAGCCATCGGAAGCGGTGCGCCAGCGCGTCTTCGCAGCTCGCGAGCGCGCGGCACACCGCTGGAGCGAACACGGCTGGCTGTCCAACTCGGAGGTACCCGGCCCAGCCCTCCGTCGTCAGTTCGCCCTGCCGGCCAACGCAACGACCCTGCTGGACAGAGCCATGAACAGAGGCGCCCTGAGCGGCCGAGGCGCCGACCGTTGCTTGCGAATAGCCTGGACATTGGCCGACCTGGACGCCGAGCCCCGCCCGGGCCCCGAACAAGTCGGCGCAGCACTGGCGTTCCGAGAGCGAGTGGCGGCATGA
- the dprA gene encoding DNA-processing protein DprA — MSADELRRARAYLLRVAEPPAAALVAFVAEHGPIAAAARVRRGDCPDEVLKVTEARRDYDLVSQDFARAAAAGARLVVPEDDEWPAWPLLVLDQAAGRGVAEAVPPLALWVAGEVALGTAADRAVAIVGARAATDYGEHHAAEFAYGLAGRGVPVFSGAAYGIDGAAHRGALAAEGVTVAVLGCAVDNGYPAGHIGLLNRIAGSGGAVISEYPPGTPPARHRFLVRNRLIAALTEGTLVVEAGRRSGARNTASTAGALGKVVMALPGPVSSGMSIGCHELIRDAKATLVSTVDEVLETVGRFGLAEDTVSSRPKRRTDRLGPDALRAFEALAVRADRSDAEVAAESGLPLRRVRALLPELEIDGFAVRGEAGWRRRKESA, encoded by the coding sequence ATGAGTGCCGATGAGCTGCGGCGGGCTCGCGCGTACCTGCTGCGGGTGGCCGAGCCGCCGGCCGCCGCCCTCGTTGCGTTTGTTGCCGAACACGGGCCGATAGCGGCAGCCGCGCGGGTCCGGCGGGGCGATTGCCCGGACGAAGTGCTCAAGGTGACCGAGGCGCGGCGGGACTACGACCTCGTCAGCCAGGACTTCGCCCGAGCCGCAGCGGCCGGCGCTCGGCTGGTCGTGCCCGAGGACGACGAGTGGCCCGCTTGGCCACTGCTCGTTCTGGACCAAGCGGCCGGGCGAGGCGTTGCCGAAGCCGTGCCGCCCTTGGCCTTGTGGGTTGCCGGGGAGGTTGCGCTCGGCACCGCGGCCGATCGGGCCGTGGCCATCGTCGGCGCTCGTGCCGCGACCGACTACGGCGAACACCACGCCGCCGAGTTCGCCTACGGCCTGGCCGGCCGGGGCGTGCCCGTGTTCTCGGGGGCCGCCTACGGCATCGACGGCGCGGCCCATCGCGGCGCGCTCGCCGCCGAGGGCGTCACCGTCGCGGTGTTGGGATGCGCCGTCGACAACGGCTATCCGGCAGGGCACATCGGGCTGCTGAACCGGATCGCCGGCTCCGGCGGCGCTGTCATCAGCGAGTACCCGCCCGGCACCCCGCCGGCGCGGCACCGCTTCCTCGTCCGCAACCGGCTCATCGCTGCCCTCACCGAGGGCACCCTGGTGGTCGAGGCGGGACGGCGCAGCGGCGCCCGCAACACCGCGAGCACCGCCGGCGCCCTCGGCAAGGTGGTGATGGCCCTGCCCGGACCGGTTTCGTCGGGGATGTCCATCGGCTGTCACGAACTGATCCGCGACGCCAAAGCGACGCTGGTCTCCACCGTCGACGAAGTTCTCGAGACCGTCGGACGGTTCGGCCTCGCCGAGGACACCGTTTCGAGCCGGCCGAAACGGCGTACCGACCGGCTGGGGCCCGACGCGTTGCGCGCCTTCGAGGCACTGGCCGTGCGCGCCGACCGGTCCGACGCCGAGGTCGCGGCCGAATCCGGCCTCCCGTTGCGGCGGGTGCGGGCGTTGCTGCCCGAACTGGAAATCGACGGATTCGCCGTCCGCGGGGAAGCCGGCTGGCGACGACGGAAGGAAAGCGCGTGA
- a CDS encoding tyrosine recombinase XerC, whose product MPPPRSGRARRPDLRALRAALPEPVRAVVTAYERHLGLERGLSAHTVRAYVGDAVSLLGFVVDGGSEVAELDLARLRAWLAAQQSGGASRTTLARRAASARTFTAWAHRTGVLATDPGGRLAAPRAHRTLPGVLRAGQAGEVMQASAAGAAQRDPVALRDRAIVELLYATGIRVSELCGLDVGEADFSRRVVTVLGKGGKERVVPFGVPAAEALADWIDEGRPKIITESGGESAEAALFLGVRGKRVDPRAVRRVVHDAVTAVPGALDMGPHGLRHSAATHLLEGGADLRSVQELLGHATLATTQLYTHVTVDRLKAIHDRAHPRA is encoded by the coding sequence ATGCCGCCACCACGCTCCGGACGGGCCCGCCGTCCCGACCTGCGCGCGCTGCGGGCCGCGTTGCCCGAGCCCGTGCGGGCCGTCGTCACCGCCTACGAACGGCACCTCGGGCTCGAACGCGGCCTGTCCGCGCACACCGTCCGGGCGTACGTCGGCGATGCGGTGTCGCTGCTGGGGTTCGTCGTGGACGGTGGTAGCGAGGTCGCGGAGCTGGACCTCGCCCGGCTGCGCGCGTGGCTCGCCGCCCAGCAGTCCGGTGGGGCGAGCCGGACGACGCTCGCCCGGCGGGCCGCTTCGGCGCGGACGTTCACCGCCTGGGCGCACCGCACCGGCGTCCTGGCCACCGACCCGGGCGGGCGGCTCGCGGCGCCGCGGGCGCACCGCACCCTGCCCGGGGTGCTGCGTGCCGGGCAGGCGGGGGAAGTCATGCAGGCGTCGGCCGCCGGCGCGGCGCAACGTGATCCCGTCGCCCTGCGTGATCGCGCGATCGTCGAGCTGCTCTACGCCACCGGCATCCGCGTGTCCGAGTTGTGCGGGCTGGACGTCGGCGAGGCCGACTTCTCCCGTCGTGTCGTGACGGTGCTGGGGAAGGGCGGCAAGGAACGGGTCGTCCCGTTCGGCGTTCCGGCGGCGGAGGCGCTCGCGGACTGGATCGACGAGGGGCGGCCGAAGATCATCACCGAAAGCGGTGGTGAGAGCGCCGAGGCCGCGCTTTTCCTCGGTGTCCGGGGCAAACGCGTGGACCCGCGTGCGGTGCGGCGCGTCGTGCACGACGCCGTCACGGCGGTGCCCGGAGCACTCGACATGGGGCCCCACGGCCTGCGGCATTCCGCCGCGACGCATCTGCTCGAAGGGGGTGCCGATCTCAGGAGCGTTCAGGAACTGCTTGGTCACGCTACGCTTGCCACGACGCAGCTCTACACTCATGTGACCGTCGACCGGTTGAAAGCGATCCATGACCGAGCGCACCCCAGGGCCTGA
- a CDS encoding FliA/WhiG family RNA polymerase sigma factor, producing MTAGPHVTEAAGVTTHGEVAAPAETRVGYDVDAGIAALWQQFADSPDQASRDRLVLHYAPLVKYVAGRVGTGLPTHIDVGDLVQSGIFGLVDAIEKFDPERGLRFETYAMQRIRGAILDDLRSQDWVPRAVRSKAKEAERAMERLGARLHRTPTDAELAAELGIGLDDLRDFYGQLQLTSVVALEDLVAAGKDSGSLVDTLPDDDAVDPVAVLVDQDNRRQLAQAIAQLTERDKIVVSLYYFESLTLAEIGKVLGVTESRVSQLHTRAVMRLRAKLVEQTGT from the coding sequence ATGACCGCAGGCCCGCACGTGACCGAAGCCGCCGGAGTGACCACTCACGGTGAGGTTGCCGCGCCCGCGGAAACCCGGGTCGGCTACGACGTGGACGCCGGGATCGCGGCCCTGTGGCAGCAGTTCGCCGACAGCCCGGACCAGGCGTCGCGCGATCGGCTCGTGCTGCACTACGCCCCGCTCGTCAAGTACGTCGCCGGCCGGGTCGGCACCGGGCTGCCCACCCACATCGACGTCGGTGACCTCGTGCAGTCGGGCATCTTCGGGCTCGTCGACGCGATCGAGAAGTTCGACCCCGAGCGCGGCCTGCGCTTCGAGACGTACGCGATGCAGCGCATCCGCGGCGCGATCCTCGACGACCTCCGTTCGCAGGACTGGGTGCCGCGCGCGGTGCGCAGCAAGGCCAAGGAGGCCGAGCGCGCGATGGAGCGCCTCGGCGCCCGCCTGCACCGCACCCCGACCGACGCGGAGCTCGCCGCCGAACTCGGCATCGGCCTCGACGACCTGCGCGACTTCTACGGCCAGCTGCAGCTGACCAGCGTCGTCGCGCTGGAGGACCTGGTGGCCGCGGGCAAGGACAGCGGCTCCCTGGTCGACACGCTGCCCGACGACGACGCCGTCGACCCGGTCGCGGTGCTCGTCGACCAGGACAACCGCCGCCAGCTCGCCCAGGCGATCGCGCAGCTGACCGAGCGGGACAAGATCGTGGTCAGCCTCTACTACTTCGAAAGCCTGACCCTCGCCGAGATCGGCAAGGTTCTCGGGGTCACGGAGTCGCGGGTGAGCCAGCTGCACACGCGGGCCGTCATGCGGCTGCGCGCCAAGCTGGTCGAGCAGACCGGCACCTGA
- a CDS encoding M23 family metallopeptidase, producing MSLETARAQAVSLEGAPGKAISLEAAQAPTVSLETAQAPTVPWALALMADPALPPPVVAEPGADRSLTTRQPRLSWPLSPVPVIIKYFDAPDTPFGPGHRGVDLAAAPGQDVLAADAGVVVFAGSVGGRPVLSVDHDGGLRTTYEPVVPKVAVGEQVYRGQVLGTVLAGHPGCTVAACLHWGVRRGEEYIDPLALTGEVGEYRLKPWGGGR from the coding sequence GTGTCCCTCGAAACCGCACGGGCGCAGGCCGTTTCCCTCGAAGGTGCGCCGGGGAAGGCCATTTCCCTCGAGGCCGCGCAGGCGCCCACCGTGTCCCTCGAAACCGCGCAGGCGCCGACCGTGCCGTGGGCGCTCGCGCTCATGGCCGACCCGGCCTTGCCACCGCCCGTTGTGGCCGAACCCGGGGCAGACCGTTCCCTCACCACGCGGCAACCGAGGCTCTCCTGGCCTCTTTCACCCGTTCCGGTGATCATCAAGTATTTCGACGCCCCCGATACCCCCTTCGGCCCCGGCCATCGCGGAGTGGACCTGGCCGCCGCGCCCGGGCAGGACGTGCTGGCCGCCGATGCGGGCGTCGTCGTCTTCGCCGGTTCCGTGGGCGGACGACCCGTGCTCTCCGTCGACCACGATGGCGGGCTGCGGACCACTTACGAGCCCGTCGTGCCGAAAGTGGCCGTGGGCGAACAGGTCTACCGAGGCCAAGTGCTCGGTACCGTCCTCGCCGGGCATCCCGGCTGCACGGTCGCAGCGTGCCTGCACTGGGGCGTACGGCGCGGCGAGGAGTACATCGATCCACTCGCGCTGACCGGCGAGGTGGGCGAATACCGGCTCAAGCCGTGGGGAGGTGGTCGGTGA
- the rpsB gene encoding 30S ribosomal protein S2, producing MAVVTMKQLLDSGVHFGHQTRRWNPKMKRYIFTERNGIYIIDLQQTLTYIDRAYEFIKETVAHGGTIMFVGTKKQAQEAIANEAARVGMPYVNQRWLGGMLTNFQTVHKRLLRLKELEAREQTGGFEGLTKREILTLTREKDKLEKTLGGIRDMAKVPSAVWIVDTKKEHIAVGEARKLNIPVVAILDTNCDPDEVDYPIPGNDDAIRSAALLTKVVAEAAAAGLMQRSSRNGASADSKPEPGVAADEPLAEWEKELLAGSETAAADATEAAAAVEAAPAEAATEQATASS from the coding sequence ATGGCCGTCGTCACCATGAAGCAGCTGCTCGACAGCGGCGTGCACTTCGGGCACCAGACCCGCCGGTGGAACCCGAAGATGAAGCGCTACATCTTCACCGAGCGCAACGGCATCTACATCATCGACCTGCAGCAGACGCTGACCTACATCGACCGCGCGTACGAATTCATCAAGGAAACCGTCGCGCACGGCGGCACCATCATGTTCGTCGGCACCAAGAAGCAGGCTCAGGAAGCCATCGCCAACGAGGCCGCGCGCGTGGGCATGCCCTACGTCAACCAGCGCTGGCTCGGCGGCATGCTGACCAACTTCCAGACCGTGCACAAGCGCCTCCTCCGCCTCAAGGAGCTCGAGGCGCGGGAGCAGACCGGTGGCTTCGAAGGTCTCACGAAGCGCGAGATCCTGACGCTGACCCGCGAGAAGGACAAGCTCGAGAAGACCCTCGGCGGTATCCGCGACATGGCGAAGGTGCCGAGCGCGGTGTGGATCGTCGACACGAAGAAGGAGCACATCGCCGTCGGCGAGGCTCGAAAGCTGAACATCCCGGTCGTCGCGATCCTGGACACCAACTGCGACCCGGACGAGGTCGACTACCCGATCCCGGGCAACGACGACGCGATCCGCTCGGCCGCGCTGCTGACCAAGGTCGTCGCCGAGGCCGCGGCCGCCGGTCTGATGCAGCGTTCCAGCCGCAACGGTGCTTCGGCCGACTCCAAGCCGGAGCCGGGCGTCGCCGCGGACGAGCCGCTGGCCGAGTGGGAGAAGGAGCTGCTCGCCGGCTCCGAGACCGCCGCCGCCGACGCGACCGAAGCCGCCGCTGCCGTCGAGGCGGCCCCGGCCGAGGCCGCCACCGAGCAGGCGACCGCCTCCTCCTGA